A stretch of Miscanthus floridulus cultivar M001 chromosome 13, ASM1932011v1, whole genome shotgun sequence DNA encodes these proteins:
- the LOC136501101 gene encoding histone-lysine N-methyltransferase family member SUVH9-like, which yields MGSSPPPPPPPQIDRLLSQFPITSKPDPDGPIPAQTPDHVAARSALMLALTPELCNVLHRELAPSPDDDPFFARCLRQSQLRLEALAASLRPPSSSAAAAPLARVPPPPPSLPLQQELQVRLPQEPGAGGGSNPSGSKKNARAATEVVRATHLSPADHLRYRALVRRARLTFEALRSSYQRQETSSGLRNRHDLRASSQMLSAGHWLHREVRIVGDIPGVLVGDAFYYRAEICVVGLHTAPQAGIGYIPGSLLDEGHSVATSIVSSGGYLDDEDTGDVLVYTGSGGRQRNRVDHHADQTLERGNLALHNSYLYGVEVRVIRGHDIDQGPHRKVYVYDGLYRVISSTFGPGKSGHDVCKFKLVRLPGQDDLASKTWHTAKLLKESMDARIRPPRYISLDLSKGAEVLRVPVCNKLDDDRSPLLFDYIVHPEFPVPPAHAPVKQHRGCHCATGCGSKCRCERRNGGVPVYTEDETLVMGRPVVYECGALCGCPMTCVNRVTQRGMKHRLEVFRSNETGWGVRALDLIQPGAFVCEYTGHVVVMDDQPGSALMEGRSIIDPRRFPERWREWGDASAVEPNMKRRQFTKLAGPGYVLDVSHKRNVACYISHSCTPNVFLQFVLRGNEDESFPHLMVFAMETIPPMRELSIDYGIDGELSAS from the coding sequence ATGgggtcctctcctcctcctccgccgccgccgcagatcGATCGTCTCCTCTCGCAATTTCCCATCACCTCCAAACCCGACCCCGACGGCCCAATCCCTGCGCAAACCCCCGACCACGTCGCAGCACGGTCGGCGCTGATGCTCGCGCTCACCCCGGAGCTCTGCAACGTTCTCCACCGGGAGCTCGCTCCTTCTCCCGACGACGATCCCTTCTTCGCTCGCTGCCTTCGCCAATCCCAGCTCCGCCTCGAAGCCCTCGCCGCCAGTCTCAGGCCCCCCtcttcctccgccgccgccgcacctctTGCACGAGTCCCTCCTCcgcctccttctcttccccttcagCAGGAGCTGCAGGTGCGGCTGCCACAAGaaccaggcgcaggcggcggatCCAACCCCTCCGGCTCCAAGAAGAACGCGCGCGCCGCCACTGAGGTGGTGCGCGCCACCCACCTCAGCCCGGCGGACCATCTCCGCTACCGCGCTCTCGTCCGCCGCGCGCGCCTCACCTTCGAGGCGCTCCGCAGCAGCTACCAGCGCCAGGAGACCTCTAGCGGCCTCCGCAACCGCCATGACCTCCGCGCCTCCAGCCAGATGCTCTCCGCCGGCCACTGGCTCCACCGCGAGGTCCGCATCGTTGGCGACATCCCCGGCGTCCTCGTCGGCGACGCCTTCTACTACCGCGCCGAGATCTGCGTCGTCGGCCTCCACACCGCGCCTCAGGCCGGCATCGGCTACATCCCCGGCAGCCTCCTCGACGAGGGCCACTCCGTCGCCACCAGCATCGTCTCCTCTGGAGGGTACCTTGACGACGAGGACACCGGCGATGTCCTCGTCTACACCGGCAGCGGCGGCCGCCAGCGCAACCGCGTCGACCACCACGCCGACCAGACGCTCGAGCGCGGCAACCTCGCGCTCCACAACAGCTACCTCTACGGCGTGGAGGTGCGCGTCATCCGGGGCCACGACATCGATCAAGGTCCCCACCGCAAGGTCTATGTCTACGACGGCCTCTACAGGGTCATTAGCTCCACCTTCGGCCCCGGCAAGTCCGGCCACGACGTCTGCAAGTTCAAGCTTGTGCGTCTCCCCGGCCAGGACGACCTAGCCAGCAAGACCTGGCACACCGCCAAGCTGCTCAAGGAGTCCATGGACGCCAGAATCCGCCCGCCAAGGTACATCTCCCTGGACCTCTCCAAGGGGGCGGAGGTCCTTCGCGTCCCTGTCTGCAACAAGCTGGACGACGACAGGTCTCCCCTGCTATTTGACTACATTGTCCACCCTGAGTTTCCAGTGCCGCCAGCGCACGCGCCAGTCAAGCAGCACAGGGGCTGCCACTGCGCGACGGGCTGTGGCTCCAAGTGCAGATGTGAGAGGAGGAACGGCGGGGTGCCAGTGTATACTGAGGATGAGACTCTGGTGATGGGAAGGCCGGTGGTGTATGAATGCGGTGCTCTGTGTGGGTGCCCCATGACCTGCGTGAACCGTGTGACGCAGCGAGGGATGAAGCACCGGCTGGAGGTGTTCCGCTCCAATGAGACAGGCTGGGGTGTCAGGGCGCTTGACTTGATACAGCCGGGAGCTTTTGTGTGTGAGTACACTGGGCATGTGGTTGTTATGGATGATCAGCCAGGCAGTGCGCTGATGGAGGGTCGCAGCATCATCGATCCAAGGAGGTTTCCGGAGCGATGGAGGGAGTGGGGAGATGCCTCGGCTGTTGAACCAAACATGAAGAGACGCCAGTTTACCAAGTTGGCAGGGCCAGGTTATGTTCTTGACGTGTCACATAAGAGGAATGTGGCCTGCTACATTAGCCACAGCTGCACCCCTAATGTGTTTCTTCAGTTTGTATTGCGTGGCAATGAGGACGAGTCGTTCCCTCACCTGATGGTTTTTGCCATGGAGACCATCCCACCCATGCGTGAGCTGAGCATCGATTATGGAATTGATGGGGAGTTGAGTGCAAGCTGA
- the LOC136500468 gene encoding 7-hydroxymethyl chlorophyll a reductase, chloroplastic-like, which translates to MSSATMASTCLSLCLHASSPSPSPSPSSSSPGPRRSSLAFSLSSSSSKSKRTLKVRAKALREDWRQKSKPIPPGAVYPAKDHCSHCGLCDTYYVAHVKTACAFLGDGMSRVEDLEPQVHGRGRKEGMDEMYFGVYDQLLYARKTEPVQGAQWTGIVTTIAVEMLKANMVDAVVCVQSDPDDRLAPRPVLARTPDEVIAAKGVKPTLSPNLNTLALVEAAGVKRLLFCGVGCQVQALRSVEKYLGLEKLYVLGTNCVDNGTREGLDKFLKAASSEPETVMHYEFMQDYKVHLKHLDGHIEEVPYFCLPANDLVDVIAPSCYSCFDYTNGLADLVVGYMGVPKYAGVSMTQHPQYITVRNDRGWEMLRLVDGLLESTPTISSGSRQPFVMETVKADDAAKLGKGPSKPAPRFVGDILAFLLNLVGPKGLEFARYSLDYHTIRNYLHVRRAWGKQRAEQHIPGYAKKIVEAYDKDGRIEAMVTQSSD; encoded by the exons ATGAGCTCCGCCACCATGGCGTCCACCTGCCTCTCCCTTTGCTTGCACGcctcctcgccctcgccctcgccctcgccctcgtccTCGTCTCCCGGACCCCGCCGATCCTCCCTCGCCTTCTCCttgtcctcctcgtcctccaagTCCAAGAGAACGCTCAAGGTCAGGGCCAAGGCGCTCAGGGAGGACTGGAGGCAGAAATCCAAGCCCATCCCTCCTGGCGCCGTCTACCCTGCCAAGGACCACTGCAG CCATTGTGGGCTCTGCGACACATACTACGTTGCGCATGTCAAGACTGCCTGTGCCTTCCTGGGAGACGGCATGTCCCGTGTCGAG GATCTTGAGCCACAAGTCCACGGGAGAGGCCGGAAGGAAGGCATGGATGAAATGTACTTTGGAGTCTATGATCAACTCTTGTATGCCAGGAAGACCGAACCTGTTCAAG GAGCTCAGTGGACGGGAATAGTGACAACAATCGCAGTTGAGATGCTGAAAGCAAATATGGTCGATGCTGTGGTTTGTGTACAAAG TGATCCTGACGACAGGCTTGCTCCAAGGCCGGTTTTGGCCAG GACACCAGATGAAGTAATTGCAGCCAAAGGTGTGAAGCCAACATTATCACCAAATCTCAATACGCTTGCCTTAGTCGAG GCAGCTGGTGTAAAGCGGCTTCTTTTCTGTGGTGTGGGCTGTCAAGTGCAAG CTTTGAGATCTGTAGAAAAGTACCTTGGTTTGGAAAAGCTTTATGTGCTTGGCACAAACTGTG TTGACAATGGTACACGTGAAGGGCTTGATAAATTCTTGAAAGCGGCAAGCAGTGAGCCAGAAACTGTTATGCATTATGAATTTATGCAAGACTACAAG GTGCACCTAAAGCATTTAGATGGGCACATTGAAGAG GTTCCCTATTTTTGCCTGCCAGCAAACGACCTGGTAGATGTTATTGCACCATCATGCTATAG CTGCTTTGACTACACAAATGGCTTGGCG GATTTGGTGGTGGGATATATGGGAGTACCAAAATATGCTGGAGTCTCCATGACACAGCATCCTCAGTACATTACAGTCAG GAACGATCGTGGATGGGAGATGCTCAGGCTGGTAGATGGCCTTCTGGAGAGCACACCTACAATTAGCAGT GGCTCCAGGCAACCATTTGTTATGGAGACAGTGAAAGCTGACGATGCTGCAAAATTGG GGAAAGGCCCTTCGAAACCAGCTCCTAGATTTGTCGGTGACATTCTGGCCTTCCTGCTGAACCTG GTTGGACCCAAGGGTCTGGAGTTCGCACGCTACTCTCTGGATTATCACACCATTCGGAATTACCTGCATGTTAGGCGGGCATGGGGAAAACAGAGAGCTGAGCAGCACATCCCCGGGTATGCCAAGAAGATCGTGGAGGCCTACGACAAGGACGGACGGATCGAGGCAATGGTTACGCAGTCAAGTGACTGA